In one Sphingomonas sp. S1-29 genomic region, the following are encoded:
- a CDS encoding DNA/RNA non-specific endonuclease: MPDTMGSASPGHAADMGGGSQTAVKTSDPLGLLDITYTCTPDSEISSDTATQQQGLGNAAIVARSAGEEASLTSTNEPPANDTDNAGDAISILGVSYPTDEALVPEVPANDSVGDKAASGADTAGAKDSGSGQGDAADTALATFEPADAGGGERGAGAQGDALSSTTTGGFDIAGLLPLPVLPKSGSPLPVYADNAAALTQIVQSNAQSLRKGIADSAQQAVLDAIGRGAKIAAAIDASALTAIAQVRADADSTMAAINTETTDRLGQMGEQHDSCAAIFDAMIDDALLVFEAAYVLEADNVAAAIEAKANDILAYGAARAAAVRASVQARIDKARELRDEAYAPYRTHEDGDDVWEAVSGACAEAVTRFETGAEETAKAIEAFARDAAATWRSEVPPNNVQLTAVWERSTTALEAERDKLKADLADKTALLASDLAQAVTDAGTEIEAAVTSFNISVEEARLIAQQDLTAALDSHTIAIGTAADDTTNELGMIEQAMLDEIGALKTESGGIFDPEDARPALERIFGSITAAWTSRATGAQADFTSASDGAAADFESRVATSATTASSSFTVEVEAFATTAETFMANVTLVQADAVALAQGQVDTVSAQVGIDLCDTALTITNALDAAYMTAVENIDQTEFKMTATHNGAVYRLRQVYQDAITEALKSWYEKLWDWLVDVIGTILGAIGDFIVWIGKTIVNILWGFIWGEAVFPEAWGAGAIVFIADIVAGVLVYGDVRDIFKWGFWKPVVMGEGYGWLNALMIGLALLGIIPLVGDIAKAFGKGAKALMKELGEKITRELLQEFAERGGMEVVERLVKDLGAEAVKELTEKLGAKGFRELVEGLGEKGLKELVSEIGAEATARLAKEFGAAGLKAAVDTFTARVLRDLAAELGEKTLKEAIDALTAATVKELVGVVGATGLKDLVGQFTLPGLKTLLDVATGITAKLAGELTQEFGAKAFKELVDAVGVPALRELTGVLTTKALKEMTTEFTPAGMRILLDAATGVTGRMAGELTKEFGPPAFKQLVDAVGVPALRELTGVLDAAAVKAMTDEFTVAGMRTLLDAATGLSGRAAGELVRDLGAKTLKELADELTMPVLRELSSATTGIGTHNLAELARGLSRRDIGKLLRKVKVGAVVQMVADMGADRLVRTINVAGYVAFARGVGLVRDPLAIAATAASYSAKALNETLDITRRFGANTATFHIGTSGAVESAEATLSHVGTLLKRSPAEDAAQSAVAPLAGDQGGHIIAHRFLSDQNRLNMFPQAEKLNHPVFSVLENEIAAWIGAGATVRMTVNLVGAAAGRPSAIQVTYRTFTAAGTPIFNQTVTFLNQAGQTFTRLTTSDIAARVAATTP, encoded by the coding sequence GTGCCCGATACGATGGGCTCAGCGTCGCCCGGGCACGCTGCTGATATGGGCGGGGGCTCGCAAACGGCGGTAAAGACCTCCGATCCGCTGGGCCTTCTCGACATCACTTATACCTGCACACCCGACTCGGAGATTTCCAGCGATACGGCAACGCAGCAACAAGGGCTCGGCAACGCCGCAATCGTGGCACGGAGCGCGGGTGAGGAAGCGAGCCTCACATCGACGAACGAGCCCCCCGCGAACGACACGGACAATGCAGGCGATGCGATCTCGATCCTCGGCGTCAGCTATCCGACCGATGAGGCGCTGGTTCCCGAGGTGCCGGCGAACGATTCCGTAGGCGATAAAGCCGCAAGCGGCGCAGATACCGCCGGCGCCAAGGACTCCGGGTCGGGGCAGGGGGATGCCGCCGACACTGCCTTGGCTACATTCGAACCGGCCGACGCGGGCGGCGGCGAGCGCGGAGCGGGCGCGCAGGGCGACGCCCTGTCCTCGACTACCACCGGCGGCTTCGACATAGCGGGCCTGTTGCCGCTGCCGGTGCTGCCCAAGAGTGGCAGCCCGTTACCCGTCTATGCCGACAATGCCGCGGCCCTTACGCAGATCGTTCAGAGCAACGCGCAGTCGCTGCGCAAGGGGATCGCAGACTCGGCGCAGCAAGCGGTGCTCGATGCGATTGGCCGCGGCGCGAAGATCGCCGCCGCGATCGACGCCAGCGCGCTGACCGCCATTGCCCAGGTCCGCGCCGACGCCGATTCGACAATGGCGGCGATCAATACGGAGACCACCGATCGCCTCGGCCAGATGGGCGAACAGCATGATAGTTGCGCGGCCATATTCGACGCGATGATCGACGATGCGCTGCTCGTGTTCGAGGCTGCTTATGTGCTCGAAGCGGACAATGTCGCGGCAGCGATCGAGGCGAAGGCGAATGACATCCTCGCTTATGGCGCGGCGCGGGCGGCGGCGGTTCGTGCCTCGGTTCAGGCGCGGATCGACAAGGCGCGCGAGCTTCGCGACGAGGCCTATGCGCCGTATCGGACCCACGAAGACGGCGACGATGTCTGGGAGGCCGTTTCGGGCGCCTGCGCCGAAGCCGTGACGCGTTTTGAGACTGGCGCAGAGGAAACCGCGAAGGCGATCGAGGCATTCGCGCGCGATGCCGCCGCTACCTGGCGCAGCGAGGTTCCGCCCAATAATGTTCAGCTGACCGCGGTCTGGGAGCGCTCGACGACCGCGCTCGAGGCCGAACGCGACAAGCTGAAAGCCGATCTGGCGGACAAGACCGCGCTGCTCGCCAGTGATCTCGCGCAAGCCGTGACGGATGCCGGAACCGAGATTGAGGCAGCCGTGACCAGCTTCAATATCTCGGTCGAGGAAGCGCGGCTCATCGCCCAGCAGGACCTCACGGCGGCGCTAGATTCGCATACGATAGCGATCGGGACCGCCGCCGACGACACCACCAACGAACTCGGCATGATCGAGCAGGCGATGCTCGATGAAATCGGTGCGCTCAAGACGGAAAGCGGCGGTATCTTCGACCCCGAAGACGCGCGGCCCGCGCTCGAGCGCATCTTTGGATCGATCACGGCCGCATGGACGAGCCGCGCGACAGGGGCACAAGCCGACTTCACCTCGGCCAGCGACGGCGCGGCGGCCGATTTCGAGAGCCGCGTGGCGACATCGGCAACGACCGCGTCGAGTAGCTTCACCGTGGAGGTCGAGGCATTCGCCACCACCGCCGAAACCTTCATGGCGAATGTCACATTGGTACAGGCCGATGCTGTGGCGCTGGCGCAGGGGCAGGTTGATACTGTCTCAGCACAGGTCGGGATCGATCTGTGCGACACGGCGCTCACCATCACCAACGCGCTCGATGCCGCCTACATGACTGCTGTCGAGAATATCGACCAGACCGAATTCAAGATGACCGCTACCCACAATGGCGCAGTCTACAGATTGAGGCAAGTTTATCAGGACGCGATCACCGAGGCGCTCAAGTCCTGGTACGAAAAGCTGTGGGACTGGCTGGTCGACGTCATCGGCACGATCCTCGGCGCCATCGGGGACTTCATCGTCTGGATCGGCAAGACGATCGTCAACATCCTGTGGGGATTCATCTGGGGCGAGGCGGTCTTCCCCGAGGCATGGGGCGCCGGCGCCATTGTCTTCATCGCCGATATCGTCGCCGGCGTGCTGGTCTATGGTGACGTTCGCGACATCTTCAAATGGGGATTCTGGAAGCCCGTCGTCATGGGCGAGGGCTATGGCTGGCTGAACGCGCTGATGATCGGCCTGGCGCTGCTCGGCATCATTCCCCTGGTGGGCGATATCGCCAAGGCCTTCGGCAAGGGTGCCAAGGCGCTGATGAAGGAACTGGGTGAGAAGATTACCCGCGAACTGCTCCAGGAATTCGCGGAACGCGGCGGGATGGAAGTCGTCGAACGGTTGGTCAAGGATTTGGGCGCGGAGGCGGTCAAGGAGCTGACCGAGAAACTGGGCGCCAAGGGCTTCCGCGAGCTGGTCGAGGGTCTGGGCGAGAAGGGTCTCAAGGAGCTTGTTTCCGAAATCGGCGCCGAGGCCACCGCCAGGCTGGCGAAGGAATTCGGCGCGGCCGGGCTCAAGGCGGCGGTCGATACTTTTACCGCGAGGGTACTGCGCGACCTTGCCGCCGAGCTCGGCGAAAAGACGCTGAAGGAAGCGATCGACGCGCTCACGGCCGCCACCGTCAAGGAACTGGTCGGGGTCGTCGGCGCGACTGGGCTGAAGGACCTGGTAGGGCAATTCACCCTGCCGGGGTTGAAGACCTTGCTCGACGTCGCCACGGGCATCACGGCGAAACTGGCCGGGGAGCTAACCCAGGAATTCGGGGCCAAGGCGTTCAAGGAATTGGTCGATGCGGTCGGCGTTCCCGCGCTCCGCGAACTGACCGGCGTGCTCACCACCAAAGCGCTGAAGGAGATGACGACCGAATTTACGCCCGCCGGAATGCGCATCCTGCTCGATGCCGCGACGGGCGTCACCGGGCGAATGGCCGGCGAGTTGACGAAGGAATTCGGGCCACCGGCGTTCAAGCAGTTGGTGGACGCGGTCGGCGTCCCCGCGCTCCGCGAACTGACCGGGGTGCTCGATGCGGCTGCGGTCAAGGCCATGACCGACGAGTTCACCGTCGCCGGGATGCGTACGCTGCTCGATGCGGCGACGGGCCTTAGCGGGCGCGCGGCCGGCGAGCTGGTCCGCGACCTGGGCGCCAAGACGCTGAAGGAGCTGGCCGACGAGCTGACGATGCCGGTACTTCGCGAGCTGTCCAGCGCGACGACGGGTATCGGCACGCACAATCTGGCCGAATTGGCGCGCGGGCTCAGCAGGCGCGATATCGGCAAGCTGTTGCGCAAGGTGAAGGTCGGCGCGGTGGTGCAGATGGTCGCTGACATGGGCGCCGACCGTCTCGTCAGGACGATCAATGTCGCGGGCTATGTTGCCTTTGCCCGCGGGGTTGGGCTGGTGCGCGATCCGCTGGCGATCGCGGCGACGGCTGCCTCCTATTCGGCGAAAGCGCTCAACGAAACGCTCGATATCACGCGCAGGTTCGGCGCCAATACCGCCACCTTCCATATCGGCACGAGCGGCGCAGTGGAAAGTGCCGAGGCGACGCTGAGCCATGTAGGGACATTGTTGAAGAGGAGTCCGGCGGAAGATGCGGCGCAGTCGGCCGTTGCGCCGTTGGCCGGAGACCAAGGCGGGCATATCATCGCCCATCGCTTCTTGAGCGACCAGAACCGCCTGAACATGTTCCCGCAAGCCGAGAAGCTGAACCATCCGGTTTTCAGCGTGCTGGAGAACGAGATCGCAGCGTGGATCGGCGCCGGTGCGACGGTCCGCATGACGGTGAATCTAGTCGGCGCTGCCGCCGGGCGCCCGAGCGCGATCCAGGTGACCTATCGGACCTTCACCGCCGCGGGTACGCCGATATTCAATCAAACCGTTACATTCCTCAATCAGGCGGGCCAGACGTTTACAAGGCTGACGACGAGCGACATTGCTGCCCGTGTGGCGGCCACCACGCCCTGA
- a CDS encoding ATP-binding protein produces the protein MADAVATPATSRSQIATTHFHLWLRALNRTIAAAVRVRHERARRLRGDLTSTNGISPHHADLLVAEVEALVATGHARLPPIALDAREASVEERLLADASATQPLARLRCEADLDPFDVAALLIAAAPQIDTAYERLYGYLLDDLTRLAPSVELVLHLTRDGGLSEGARRLRLGAGGLLRRLGLLATADPLACEMRTVLQPAPGLVEWLLGGTACPPVPLADPQLLMSAAPIAGDACPPPQARRLLDAFDAVIGIWGSDPGRHDDAVIVLAAQAGFGVYRSLAAGREANWEVKLRREALAAAACNAVLWIDTRRLISAGLNGETLIGVLAALQQRIVLTGRTPWRPVALIGARPYADMWLTPEDSGDCWRETLGSLAPERAGPLSERFRFGWSERKAALRIATADVRSRTNGTVPDFGEALEQACRLVATPRVGASISVHAPRRTLRDLILPAGLHDQVSEIATLVAHAGRVDSAWGFGRLLGSEGSIKALFTGDPGTGKTLAAEAIAESAGLQLLKVDLSQVVSKWVGETEKNLEEVFDHAEQSHAALFFDEADALFGKRGEVRSGTDRYANLEVSYLLQRLEGFSGRLVILASNLRDEMDQAFTRRFQVSLHFPRPARAERERLWQLAFAAAPVEPGFDFARFAELDLTGGAIAIAARMAALLAAAEGSPHIRADHIADAIERQFRKEARLMAGGARYDGLSVARARC, from the coding sequence GTGGCTGACGCCGTGGCGACGCCCGCGACCAGCCGTTCGCAAATCGCCACCACGCATTTTCACTTGTGGTTGCGTGCGCTCAACCGAACGATTGCAGCAGCGGTGCGGGTGCGGCACGAGCGGGCGCGGCGACTGCGCGGTGACCTGACCAGCACGAACGGGATATCCCCGCATCACGCCGACCTGCTGGTTGCCGAGGTCGAGGCGCTGGTCGCGACCGGTCATGCCCGCTTGCCGCCAATCGCGTTGGATGCACGAGAGGCCTCCGTCGAGGAACGCTTACTGGCCGACGCCTCCGCCACCCAACCGCTCGCACGCCTGCGGTGCGAAGCCGATCTCGACCCGTTCGATGTCGCCGCGTTGCTGATCGCCGCGGCGCCCCAGATCGATACCGCCTATGAGCGGCTTTACGGCTATTTGCTCGACGACCTCACTCGGCTCGCGCCGTCGGTCGAACTGGTTCTCCACCTGACTCGCGATGGCGGCCTTTCGGAAGGCGCGCGGCGGCTGCGGCTGGGCGCGGGGGGACTGTTGCGGCGGCTTGGGCTGCTAGCCACCGCGGACCCGCTCGCATGCGAAATGCGCACTGTCTTGCAACCTGCTCCAGGGTTGGTGGAGTGGTTGTTGGGCGGAACCGCATGCCCGCCGGTACCGCTTGCCGACCCGCAGCTTTTGATGTCCGCGGCGCCAATCGCCGGGGACGCGTGTCCCCCGCCTCAGGCGCGGCGCCTGCTCGATGCATTCGATGCTGTAATCGGTATTTGGGGCAGCGATCCTGGTCGCCACGACGATGCGGTAATCGTGCTCGCCGCGCAGGCGGGCTTCGGCGTCTATCGGTCGCTGGCGGCGGGTCGCGAAGCCAATTGGGAGGTGAAGCTGCGGCGAGAGGCCCTGGCTGCGGCTGCGTGCAATGCAGTGCTCTGGATCGACACCCGGCGGCTGATCAGCGCGGGTTTGAATGGCGAAACGCTGATCGGCGTGCTCGCGGCTCTGCAACAACGCATCGTCCTTACCGGCCGAACGCCGTGGCGCCCTGTCGCGCTGATCGGTGCGCGGCCCTATGCCGATATGTGGCTGACCCCCGAAGACAGCGGTGATTGCTGGCGGGAAACGCTCGGGTCCCTCGCCCCCGAACGCGCAGGTCCGCTGTCGGAGCGCTTCCGGTTCGGCTGGAGCGAGCGCAAGGCGGCGTTGCGGATCGCGACCGCCGATGTGCGCAGCCGCACCAACGGAACCGTTCCGGATTTCGGCGAGGCGCTCGAACAGGCTTGCCGGCTGGTGGCGACGCCGCGCGTCGGCGCATCGATCAGCGTCCATGCGCCGCGCCGCACCTTGCGCGATCTGATCCTGCCCGCCGGGCTGCACGACCAGGTCAGCGAGATCGCGACGCTCGTGGCCCATGCCGGAAGGGTCGATAGTGCCTGGGGGTTCGGGCGGCTGCTGGGAAGTGAGGGCTCGATCAAGGCGCTGTTCACCGGCGATCCGGGTACCGGCAAGACACTGGCGGCGGAAGCGATTGCCGAGAGCGCGGGGCTGCAATTGCTCAAGGTCGATCTATCGCAGGTCGTCTCGAAATGGGTGGGAGAAACCGAGAAGAATCTCGAAGAGGTGTTTGATCATGCCGAGCAGAGCCACGCGGCGCTCTTCTTCGATGAGGCCGATGCGCTGTTCGGCAAGCGTGGCGAGGTGCGCAGCGGCACCGATCGCTATGCGAACCTCGAAGTCAGCTATCTGCTCCAGCGGCTGGAGGGCTTTTCCGGTCGGCTCGTCATCCTGGCATCGAACCTCCGTGACGAGATGGATCAGGCGTTCACCCGCCGCTTCCAGGTTTCGCTCCACTTCCCTCGTCCGGCGCGCGCCGAGCGGGAGCGGCTGTGGCAGCTCGCTTTCGCGGCGGCGCCGGTCGAGCCGGGGTTCGATTTCGCGCGGTTTGCCGAGCTGGATCTGACCGGCGGCGCAATCGCCATCGCCGCGCGGATGGCGGCCTTGCTCGCCGCCGCCGAGGGCAGCCCGCACATCCGCGCCGACCATATCGCCGATGCGATCGAGCGACAGTTCCGCAAGGAGGCGAGGCTGATGGCAGGCGGTGCCCGATACGATGGGCTCAGCGTCGCCCGGGCACGCTGCTGA
- a CDS encoding phage tail protein, which translates to MTCIPSDPRFRLLDRFVGWDAKGWDGLAGADECEGLRLAGGGVGLISELLDPFIPPPRLASGCGRCDWVLATRPAPDSRILTLGGCGNVWRPLWPRNCMPLTLGHVDAVAVDRHRLAIAGEGRIWVLHLEGGQVIGEVEAGQVCDLAFGPDGTLFAATEGGTAIAAFTQSGWPLGHWPKPLPGGEIERMAFDRAGLLWLVVRHDDERKLFVQVARRDAAFEEAPAARLASAFIRTALIRSDAHGFCLTRGTADSDAAELCFDWYGRAIEAACIAGGGAAHFVLQGQYLTAALDSGIPRCGWHRIRVDAIVPDNCALAIAVATSETPDPAAQGVNRGVWAALPDAGLPHPDDWQELEAGVTDALIQQPAGRYLFVRVRLQGDGSATPRVRRIHLDFPRATSADLLPAVYLDDAAGGEFTQRFLGLFDASLDTVAETVRRFPALLHSAAAPPEVLPWIARFLSVSLDGSWTIEARRRVLAGAPELFRKRGTLLGLERAIELAYDAAPTIVEHGWERAWGGVASASGTPAPTAARLGATRLFGRSSARFALDRSALGKTPLMSFGDPGEDPHRAGQFRFSVSVPPASGLDRISLLRLIEGQKPAHTLANVQIGGERNFVLGTGVRLGIDTMLRMPAPMALGDPALRLRRGVILAGRPRLGALLGRTALSSSNAAWSNVR; encoded by the coding sequence ATGACCTGCATCCCCAGCGATCCCCGGTTCCGGCTGCTCGATCGCTTCGTCGGTTGGGACGCAAAGGGATGGGACGGGCTTGCGGGCGCGGACGAGTGCGAGGGGCTTCGGCTGGCGGGCGGCGGCGTCGGGCTGATCTCCGAGTTGCTCGACCCCTTCATCCCGCCGCCGCGCCTCGCATCGGGCTGTGGTCGCTGCGACTGGGTGCTGGCGACGCGCCCCGCGCCCGACAGCCGTATCCTCACCCTCGGTGGATGCGGCAATGTCTGGCGGCCTCTCTGGCCGCGCAACTGCATGCCGCTGACGCTCGGTCATGTGGATGCAGTCGCGGTGGACCGGCACCGGCTCGCCATCGCGGGCGAAGGCCGAATCTGGGTACTTCACCTCGAGGGTGGGCAAGTGATCGGCGAGGTCGAGGCAGGGCAGGTCTGCGATCTCGCCTTCGGGCCCGACGGGACATTGTTCGCGGCGACCGAAGGCGGCACCGCGATAGCGGCGTTTACGCAGAGTGGCTGGCCCCTCGGGCATTGGCCAAAGCCGTTGCCCGGGGGCGAGATCGAACGGATGGCGTTCGACCGTGCCGGATTGCTCTGGCTGGTGGTCCGGCATGATGACGAGCGCAAGCTGTTCGTCCAGGTCGCCCGGCGCGACGCCGCATTCGAGGAGGCGCCCGCCGCGCGGCTCGCGTCGGCATTCATCCGTACCGCGCTGATCCGCAGCGACGCGCACGGCTTCTGCCTCACGCGCGGCACCGCCGATTCCGACGCTGCCGAGCTCTGCTTCGACTGGTATGGCCGCGCGATCGAGGCGGCCTGCATTGCTGGCGGCGGCGCGGCGCACTTCGTCCTTCAGGGCCAGTATCTCACCGCCGCGCTTGACAGCGGCATCCCGCGCTGCGGTTGGCACCGCATCCGGGTCGACGCGATTGTCCCCGATAATTGCGCGCTCGCGATCGCCGTGGCGACGAGTGAAACGCCTGATCCGGCGGCGCAGGGCGTGAATCGTGGGGTCTGGGCTGCTCTCCCCGACGCTGGTTTGCCGCATCCCGACGACTGGCAGGAGCTGGAGGCGGGGGTCACCGACGCGCTGATCCAGCAGCCCGCCGGTCGCTACCTCTTCGTCCGGGTGCGGTTGCAGGGTGACGGCAGCGCGACGCCGCGCGTGCGCCGCATCCATCTCGACTTCCCGCGGGCGACCAGCGCCGATTTGTTGCCCGCCGTCTATCTGGACGATGCCGCGGGCGGGGAATTCACCCAGCGCTTCCTCGGCCTGTTCGACGCGAGCCTCGATACCGTCGCCGAGACGGTCCGCCGCTTTCCCGCGCTGCTGCACAGCGCGGCTGCGCCGCCGGAGGTGCTGCCGTGGATCGCGCGCTTCCTTTCGGTCTCGCTCGATGGAAGTTGGACCATCGAGGCGCGGCGGCGCGTGCTGGCGGGAGCGCCCGAGCTGTTCCGCAAGCGCGGCACCCTGCTGGGCCTCGAACGTGCGATCGAGCTCGCCTATGATGCCGCGCCGACGATCGTCGAGCATGGTTGGGAGCGCGCCTGGGGCGGTGTCGCATCTGCCAGCGGAACGCCAGCGCCCACCGCCGCCAGGCTCGGCGCGACCCGGTTGTTCGGCCGGTCGTCGGCCCGGTTCGCGCTCGACCGTTCGGCGCTGGGGAAGACCCCGTTGATGAGCTTCGGCGATCCGGGCGAGGATCCGCACCGTGCCGGGCAGTTCCGCTTCAGCGTCAGCGTGCCCCCGGCGAGCGGGCTTGATCGCATCTCGCTGCTACGCCTGATCGAAGGCCAGAAACCTGCCCACACCCTCGCCAATGTCCAGATCGGTGGCGAGCGCAACTTCGTGCTCGGCACGGGGGTGCGGCTCGGCATCGACACGATGCTGCGGATGCCCGCGCCGATGGCGCTTGGCGATCCCGCGCTGCGCTTGCGCCGAGGCGTCATCCTTGCGGGCCGACCCCGCCTGGGCGCGCTGCTTGGCCGAACTGCTTTGTCCTCATCCAATGCTGCCTGGAGTAACGTCCGATGA
- a CDS encoding putative baseplate assembly protein, whose protein sequence is MTRPWWDQPGAEAQMDRGTPILLPGGGGTMLEQMRERIRGFTPEWRDLSEEDAGVALVRLFGTQLTPIVERAGRLPQKALIEYLRVAGIGLAPPRPARAFVQFEPRPQNDAPVLIPDGFRLSSPRADGGSGGVNWETEDVLSVGNIVLNEILAFDGTIGRAAKAGERLAPFGERPVLGAALYLGFAVTGTPGGSIALLFEPETMGVPAPVSEGGAPPPTIPRPVLRWEALTARGFVTAAETRDDSDRLTRTGLTILKLPAGWQAGRPPGGADGPPLHWLRLRFASGAMRSPSRLAGIYPHVVMAVARETHREEYPVREADGRAVIARLSRTPVLTGSVVLEVDEGAVGANLFDIAAPSASGGFRRWREVPTLAGQRPDARVFTLDGATGTIRFGDQREGMSPPQGNRNIAVRAYATSLGSAGNVGAGGIGTIVSQLAGIQGVSNPLPASGGADAEFADAAIARGPAMVKARGRAVTAGDVALLAAEAEGADIVRAYALPCVDPAFPGAVRPGTIGVFVIARRHRKDISSGPPAATSVTLGAVAAHLAGTAGPLGARVVAANPRFHEVIVEAIVTVAAGRDAAAAVHAASEALDRYLNPERDGEWAIGTVLRHSRIVHVVLGASPDIVSVSFLSLTVDGAGNPACADVPLSRFGLPWPGRHRLLAEAEESGS, encoded by the coding sequence GTGACCCGGCCCTGGTGGGACCAGCCGGGCGCCGAGGCGCAGATGGATCGGGGAACGCCGATCCTGTTGCCGGGTGGCGGTGGGACGATGCTCGAGCAAATGCGCGAACGGATTCGCGGGTTCACCCCCGAGTGGCGCGACCTGAGCGAAGAAGATGCCGGCGTCGCTTTGGTGCGGCTGTTCGGTACCCAGCTTACGCCGATCGTCGAGCGTGCCGGGCGGCTGCCGCAGAAGGCGCTGATCGAATATCTGCGCGTCGCCGGGATCGGGCTGGCGCCACCGCGGCCTGCGCGCGCCTTCGTCCAGTTCGAGCCCAGGCCGCAAAATGACGCGCCTGTCCTGATCCCTGACGGCTTTCGCCTCTCGAGCCCGCGGGCCGATGGCGGCAGCGGCGGGGTAAATTGGGAAACCGAAGATGTGCTGAGCGTGGGCAATATCGTTCTCAACGAAATCCTCGCCTTCGACGGGACGATCGGGCGCGCGGCGAAGGCGGGTGAGCGCTTGGCCCCGTTCGGCGAGCGGCCAGTGCTCGGCGCTGCGCTCTATCTCGGATTTGCGGTGACCGGCACGCCCGGCGGTTCGATCGCACTGCTGTTCGAGCCCGAAACGATGGGCGTACCCGCGCCGGTCAGCGAAGGCGGCGCGCCGCCGCCAACAATACCCCGACCGGTGTTGCGCTGGGAGGCGCTCACTGCGCGCGGCTTCGTCACCGCCGCCGAGACCCGCGACGACAGCGACCGGCTGACGCGGACCGGGCTGACGATCCTCAAGCTGCCCGCAGGATGGCAGGCGGGCCGGCCACCCGGCGGCGCCGATGGTCCGCCGCTCCATTGGCTTCGGTTGCGTTTCGCGAGCGGCGCCATGCGCAGCCCATCAAGGCTGGCGGGCATCTATCCGCACGTAGTGATGGCGGTGGCGCGCGAGACTCACCGCGAGGAATATCCGGTGCGCGAGGCCGATGGGCGCGCGGTGATCGCGCGGCTGAGCCGTACGCCGGTGCTTACCGGTTCGGTGGTGCTCGAAGTGGACGAGGGTGCGGTGGGCGCGAACCTGTTCGATATCGCCGCACCCTCCGCATCGGGTGGCTTCCGACGTTGGAGGGAAGTGCCGACGCTGGCCGGACAGCGGCCCGATGCTCGTGTCTTTACCTTGGATGGAGCGACGGGGACGATCCGCTTCGGCGACCAGCGCGAGGGAATGTCGCCGCCGCAGGGCAACCGCAACATCGCGGTGCGCGCCTATGCGACCAGCCTGGGCAGTGCCGGCAATGTCGGCGCGGGCGGGATTGGCACGATCGTCTCGCAGCTTGCCGGCATCCAAGGCGTTTCGAACCCGCTGCCCGCATCGGGTGGCGCGGATGCCGAGTTTGCCGACGCGGCGATCGCGCGCGGCCCGGCGATGGTCAAAGCGCGGGGCCGCGCGGTGACCGCCGGCGACGTCGCGTTGCTGGCAGCCGAGGCCGAAGGCGCCGACATCGTCCGCGCTTATGCCTTGCCCTGCGTCGATCCGGCCTTTCCCGGCGCGGTGCGACCCGGGACGATCGGGGTGTTCGTCATCGCGCGGCGGCATCGCAAGGATATTTCCTCGGGACCGCCAGCGGCGACGAGCGTAACGCTCGGCGCGGTCGCGGCGCATCTGGCAGGCACGGCCGGGCCGTTGGGCGCACGCGTGGTGGCGGCCAATCCGCGCTTCCATGAGGTGATTGTCGAGGCGATCGTTACCGTCGCGGCCGGGCGCGATGCGGCGGCTGCGGTCCATGCCGCGAGCGAAGCGCTCGACCGCTATCTCAATCCGGAGCGCGACGGCGAGTGGGCGATCGGCACGGTGCTGCGGCATAGCCGCATCGTCCATGTCGTGCTCGGTGCCAGCCCCGACATCGTCTCGGTTTCGTTCCTGTCGCTCACCGTCGATGGCGCGGGCAATCCTGCCTGCGCCGACGTCCCCCTGTCGCGCTTCGGGCTGCCGTGGCCCGGGCGCCACCGGTTGTTGGCCGAAGCCGAGGAGAGCGGGTCATGA
- a CDS encoding GPW/gp25 family protein yields the protein MAILDDIIGIGWRFPIVPDAVGRLGYGSGGENVEQSLKILLLTNLRERVMRAGFGTDAREQIFAPGSETALRLLERSIGNAIRDHEPRVTVLNLRAEADPRDPTHVLVEIDYEIRATYVRGNLVFPLYLSGGGGGA from the coding sequence ATGGCGATCCTAGACGACATCATCGGCATTGGCTGGCGCTTCCCGATCGTTCCCGACGCGGTGGGGCGTCTCGGCTATGGCAGCGGCGGCGAGAATGTCGAACAGTCGCTGAAGATCCTGCTCCTCACGAATTTGCGCGAGCGGGTCATGCGCGCCGGCTTCGGCACCGATGCGCGCGAGCAGATATTCGCCCCCGGCAGCGAGACCGCGCTGCGCTTGCTCGAACGCAGCATCGGCAACGCCATCCGCGACCACGAGCCGCGCGTCACCGTGCTCAACCTGCGTGCCGAAGCCGATCCGCGCGATCCCACCCATGTGCTGGTCGAGATCGACTATGAAATACGCGCTACCTATGTGCGCGGCAATCTCGTGTTTCCGCTCTACCTCTCGGGCGGGGGGGGCGGGGCATGA
- a CDS encoding PAAR domain-containing protein, translating into MGICTHVVIVPGTPPVPTPLPHAFSGILDTSLSADVMIQGMPAAMLGSVATNTPAHIPTPPGTSFAPPPTNKGSVAAASATVLINKKGAARVGDTVTACGGSATIVGASTVLVG; encoded by the coding sequence GTGGGTATTTGCACCCATGTCGTCATCGTCCCCGGGACGCCCCCCGTTCCGACGCCGCTGCCGCATGCATTCAGCGGGATATTGGACACCAGCCTATCGGCCGACGTCATGATCCAGGGGATGCCGGCGGCGATGCTCGGCAGCGTCGCGACCAACACCCCCGCGCACATACCGACCCCGCCGGGTACCTCTTTCGCGCCACCGCCTACCAACAAGGGCAGTGTCGCCGCGGCTAGCGCGACGGTGTTGATCAACAAAAAGGGTGCGGCGCGGGTCGGCGACACCGTGACGGCCTGTGGCGGCAGCGCGACCATCGTCGGCGCCTCTACGGTGCTGGTGGGGTAG